The Euzebyales bacterium genome has a window encoding:
- the mnhG gene encoding monovalent cation/H(+) antiporter subunit G: protein MLAILIDIVVGILLLAGCLLALIAAVGLHRFPDLFCRMHAATKPATLGMLCIAVAVGIAVPVQGSVVKLLLVVVLQFLTAPVAAHMVGRAAYKSGIEMASSTILDELGRSDRANRYGAAG, encoded by the coding sequence ATGCTTGCGATCCTGATCGACATCGTGGTGGGCATCCTGCTGCTGGCCGGTTGCCTGCTCGCGTTGATCGCCGCGGTCGGGCTGCATCGCTTTCCGGACCTGTTCTGCCGGATGCATGCGGCCACGAAGCCCGCGACACTCGGGATGCTCTGCATCGCGGTGGCGGTCGGCATCGCGGTGCCCGTGCAGGGCTCGGTGGTGAAGCTGCTTCTGGTGGTGGTCCTGCAGTTCCTGACCGCACCGGTGGCCGCGCACATGGTCGGGCGGGCCGCGTACAAGTCGGGCATCGAGATGGCCTCCTCGACGATCCTCGACGAGCTCGGCCGCTCCGACCGCGCCAACCGCTACGGCGCGGCCGGCTGA